In one Solanum lycopersicum chromosome 11, SLM_r2.1 genomic region, the following are encoded:
- the LOC101259309 gene encoding protein S40-4 encodes MAASKSYFARSNYRFLSSDRNVSVTSDTMFELDESDVWNSPATARSSSPEFRKTNTRISRKQSIAKSDRNSTGVTVKSAAAVAAASSMPVNVPDWSKILKDEYRENRRRDSDDDGEDDDDAENRIPPHEFLARQFARTRIASFSVHEGVGRTLKGRDLSRVRNAIFEKTGFED; translated from the coding sequence atggcGGCATCGAAGAGCTATTTCGCTAGATCGAACTACCGGTTTCTATCAAGTGACCGGAATGTTTCAGTAACTTCCGATACGATGTTCGAGCTGGATGAATCCGATGTATGGAACTCACCGGCGACGGCAAGGTCATCGTCGCCGGAGTTTCGGAAAACGAATACGAGGATTTCTAGAAAGCAGTCGATTGCGAAAAGTGATCGAAACAGTACTGGAGTAACGGTAAAATCAGCAGCAGCGGTTGCGGCGGCGTCTTCTATGCCGGTGAACGTGCCGGACTGGTCGAAGATACTGAAGGATGAGTATAGAGAGAATCGGAGAAGAGATAGCGATGATGACGGAGAAGACGATGATGATGCTGAGAATCGGATTCCGCCGCATGAGTTTTTAGCGAGGCAGTTTGCGAGAACGAGAATCGCTTCCTTCTCTGTTCACGAAGGAGTTGGAAGGACTCTCAAAGGTAGAGATCTGAGTAGAGTCAGAAATGCAATTTTCGAGAAAACTGGATTCGaagattaa